In Pseudorca crassidens isolate mPseCra1 chromosome 16, mPseCra1.hap1, whole genome shotgun sequence, one DNA window encodes the following:
- the LOC137208487 gene encoding LOW QUALITY PROTEIN: zinc finger protein 350-like (The sequence of the model RefSeq protein was modified relative to this genomic sequence to represent the inferred CDS: substituted 1 base at 1 genomic stop codon) — protein MVFECGNRSIHAHRHTVGIDLSGSAEPTVVTQQTYTEIKHQQIHKIENAHECTECGKAFLKKSWLNEHKRIHTGKKPHGCSVCGKTFSNKFKLIEHQRTHKGEKPYVCSECGKAFLRKFXLTEHQKTHMGNKPHACMNPYECTECGKAFCKKAELIIHQRNERGEKPHVCNECGKGFSRKLQLILHQKVHTGEKSHICSECGKSFIQKGRLIKHQRIHTGEKPYGYSDCGKTFTTKTMLVVHQRTHRGERPYGCNKCGRAFTTKTMLIQRTHTGESLYGCNECGKAFSHMPCLVKHKRTHTREKEVDSVKVEYPSIKGHSLLDTSELLQGKSPVNMVTVQMPSATPHSSLHISGLLTDRNVVLMEQSDARAAPSGRNRKFVQERNRMNALNVVMPAVANYILFYGTKNTQGKPGTFSVEKP, from the exons ATGGTCTTCGAA TGTGGTAACCGTAGCATCCATGCCCACCGGCACACCGTGGGCATTGACCTGAGTGGCTCCGCGGAGCCCACCGTGGTTACACAG CAAACTTATACTGAAATTAAACATCAGCAAATACACAAAATAGAGAATGCCCACGAATGtactgaatgtgggaaagccttcctCAAGAAGTCTTGGCTCAACGAACATAAGAGAATTCATACAGGAAAGAAACCCCATGGATGCAGTGTGTGTGGGAAAACTTTCTCCAACAAGTTCAAGCTCATTGAACATCAGCGAACTCACAAAGGAGAGAAGCCCTATGTGTGCAGTGAGTGTGGAAAAGCCTTCCTCAGGAAATTTTAGCTTACTGAACATCAGAAGACTCATATGGGAAATAAACCCCATGCATGCA TGAACCCCTATGAATGTACTGAATGTGGCAAAGCCTTCTGCAAGAAGGCAGAGCTCATTAtacatcagagaaatgaaagaggagaaaaaccCCATGTATGCAATGAGTGTGGGAAAGGTTTCTCCAGAAAATTACAGCTCATTTTGCATCAGAAAGTTCATACAGGAGAGAAATCCCATATATGTAGTGAATGTGGAAAAAGTTTCATACAGAAGGGCA GACTCATtaaacatcagagaattcacacaggagagaaaccctatggaTACAGTGACTGTGGGAAAACCTTCACTACAAAGACAATGCTTGTTGTCCATCAAAGAACTCACAGGGGAGAGAGGCCCTATGGATGCAACAAGTGTGGGAGAGCCTTCACTACAAAGACAATGCTCATCCAAAGAACTCACACGGGAGAGAGTCTCTATGGATGCAACGAGTGTGGGAAAGCTTTCTCCCACATGCCATGCCTGGTTAAACACAAGAGGACAcacacaagagagaaagaagtagaTTCAGTGAAGGTGGAATATCCTTCCATAAAGGGTCACAGCTTATTAGATACTAGTGAACTCCTGCAAGGGAAAAGCCCTGTTAATATGGTAACTGTGCAGATGCCTTCTGCGACCCCTCACTCATCATTACACATCAGTGGGCTCCTCACAGATAGGAATGTAGTCCTTATGGAACAGTCAGATGCCAGAGCTGCACCCTCAGGACGTAACAGAAAGTTTGTGCAGGAGAGGAACCGCATGAATGCGCTGAATGTGGTTATGCCTGCAGTGGCCAATTACATCTTATTTTATGGCACAAAAAACACACAGGGAAAACCTGGTACATTCTCTGTGGAAAAGCCTTGA